Within Citrus sinensis cultivar Valencia sweet orange chromosome 1, DVS_A1.0, whole genome shotgun sequence, the genomic segment TAAGATagattaaattcattattatcaGCTAGTATCCCCTGGTTTACATGCTTTAGTAGTGCAATATATTCGATAGACATCACTTTCCATAAGATGAGCAAGTGGTGCATATTTTCTTGACAAAACATTATGAAATCATGAGTCCCAGAAAAATGAATTATCACGATCCATACTTATAGCCTTCCTCAACCATCCAGTAGACtccttttgaaaatattaaaacaaaaccaagaaggaaatcaaaatttagaaaaaaaaaaaaaatttcaaaatatcacCATAATTTCAACATAAGAGGACAAGAAGGGGACAGAGAGTGTGTGGAACGGTGCACAAGTACCACAGTTTAATCAGTGTTAGACATGTGTCTTACAGATGCAGAACAGTAGTCATCCAGAAATTCAGCCTGTGAGGGAATCCCTTCTGGAATTCCAGTAACTTCAAAACCTGCATCCAGATGTTTGTTCTGCCCAATAACCACAGAATAAGGCTGCCACGAAAGGGAATAAGTAATTAGCATAAAGATGGCCCCGAACAAACCACTCATACATTAAAAGGAATATTATGTGTCAACAGAATGGCCTGTGCAACATAAGGAACAAAGCAAGAGGGTATAGCTCTTTTGACGACAGAAACTAAAGTTGAGAATTGACTTGGTACCAGACAGCAGTGTGCGACATCAGACATCTGGTTTCCAAGAGTAGATAACTCCCAGTCGAGAATACCAATCACGCGATCCTGCACTAAGAtgttatcatcaaaagtgCAACTCGGACTACATAAGCTATTCagaaatatatgttaaaattgaGCTTTCATTCAACACAAGTGAAAAAAACCACACATtctatatttcattttacaagAAAAAGCAAGAGTTGCAACTTATAGAGCTAATGTTTTACAATAATGAATgatcataattaaattaatgacatATATTTAAACCACACAGATAGCTATGTTAAGAGAAAAATCTATGAATATAAGTTAATAAAGGAATTTAGGAGTTCCAGACCTCAGTAGGATGAAATACAAGATTATCAATTCGAAAATCCCCATGAACTATGCCTGCTGCTACTCCAGATGAATCTTCAGGGGGAATATTCTGCCGTAACCAATCAATCAGCCGAAACATTTTGGGATTACTCGCAGGCTTACCCTCAGCAGTTGAAGCAGTATATTGTTTAGCCCACCTTTCTATctaaacaaaaagcaaaaatcaaaAGTGCCCCTTAGTTGCAAGATATTATAAGTTATCTctctttttctaaatttacagCTTCTACAGTGCAACTTCATATTCTAAGCTGTAAATTCAAGTTCTTTGCTttaaagcaaataaattacaaagcTAAATTAGCTAAAACTTTCAAAAAGAATTCAAGAACCTGCCGACTACAGTAGTTGTCTCGCCTCCCATATTTACCCAGTCCAATCATATCCACATTAGCCGAATGAATAGAAGCTAATGTTTTTGCAGTTGCTCGATATATAGCTCTTCTCCTCTCCGGTGGCACACCCTAATCAGACATATCAACaccaaaatccaaaatttcaagccaaAGACAAATTCTTACactaattcaatttgattatcAACTCATCAAGTAAGAGACTAAAGAGAAAGAGTGCATTACAGGCAACTTTGAGTCAATAAAAATCCGACCTTCCAAAAATTCCATGATGTAAAATGCAGTTCCAATAACATTAGGATCAGTACACAAACAGAACACTTTAGGAACTGGAACTACAGTATGATCACCTAACGCCCGAAGAACCTGTCACAtcaaaagattcaaaattcTACTTGActtttgatatatataattgttatgGGTCCAGCTACAATACAATTGTGGTTTCATacccattttttttatctttttgtgaTCCAACCATTGCATCCAACCCAAGAGGTGCAAAGACTATTCCGGCTTAAATGTTACTATTTGGTTATTAACAATATGGTCTCTTATGTTTactaaaagaataagaaaagattaagtttcaaaattttgacacattggtatgttaaaatattttattatcaaaggtaatttagtaaatgaacatatttatttattaaaaatatggatGCATTATTTTAACTTGCTAAAATACTCTCAACTTCCATTTACTTAAAATACgaattagattttaataatactattttgtatttagtgtaacacaaaattagataaggttttatctaaattttgacaatattaaaatgaaaaataaataaatattaaataaatgctTGGATAGtcatttaaattcattatagagtttataaataatattttcaaaataataagtttCTATATGTAAATTTGAgattatgtaaaattatttatattttatcacaCGTATGAAGttgatcaattatttatttgatatgaaaacaaatatattatataatatttattctattacttaaatttaaaatatgtatagaaggagatagagagaatacattttttagaattttaaaattattatattgtaggaaaattatcattgcaccacctttattttgctttatgtTCATCCAACCACTATAAAATTCTAACATGTACTTTGTaccacatttcttttcacatttgtatcaactagccacttttgcattaacactattaaataattttaataaaatgataattttacctccaaataaattaaaagactattaaataattttaataaaatgataattttacctccaaataaattaaaagaccattttattttataaaaactttaaaaaataaaaaatatataatgataaaaatatccctaaatttaataaaaataaatcccaaaattagaattttatttctaataaaaattattttaatataaaattataattataaaaataattgaaaaattttgggatttaataaaatcccctaaattattaaaattttaggatttattcttttaagaaatagattccgttattttaattaaattttacaaaattataatttttaataaaaataattattaaaattttgtaaaatctaaatttagtaaaaatcagttgagcacctctatttgtgatttatttattttattaaatttagggatattttatgattataattttaaattttaaaagtttttataagataaaatagtcttttaatttatttgggggtaaaattatcattttattaaaattatttaatagtgttaatgcaaaagtggctagttgatacaaatgtgaaaagaaaggtagtgcaaagtacatgttaaaattttgtaatggtTAGATGAacataagacaaaataaaagtgattcaatgataatttctctatattttaattgggtttattacataaaattattaaaactaattgtttttattatttacataaaacAATAGGAATTGttgaagaaaatgctaaataaattttttagaaatttgaaattattatattttgattggGCTTATTgtataaaagttttaaaatttaaaatttttattatttacgaAAAATTATAGGGACTGCtaaaaaacatattaaaataatgtttggTACAACGGGGGTAAGATAATTTTGCCCTAATTgttatatgtataaataatcGATAAATGTGACATTTATCATATATTCAAGTCTGCGCGTGTATGTATTCATGTAAAACAATTACAGAGATGCCACCTGAAACTCTCGATCGACAGCATGAGCAGACTCGAGCAATTTACCTGCAGGCTTCTTCCTCAAAACGTACCGTTTCACCGCCGCTCCGGAACCTACTTCCATAAGAAACGTCGGGTTTGATTGTCCATGTCCAAactaaaagcaaaataaataaataattaattaaaactcaaaaacacagataaataaataaattaaaaacaaacaaataccTGAGAAATAGTGAATTTAGAAGGAGAGCGCGGGAAGTCAGGGACGTTAACGGAGGCGTAACGGAGCAAAGCATCGAGGTCGAGCTGGTGAGCTGGCTGGAATGGGCTCACTAGATCACCTGTTCGGCTCGCCATGATGAATTGATTTCTCGATCTCGCCGTATACGCAATCAACgctaaaataacaaacaatGAGAGCTTCAAATGAATTAATCAAGTGATTGGAGTGGAAAGGTTTTGTTCTCATCATTATCTCgagatataatataatatatctgtatatattttattataacattGTTGTAGTAGTTTATTGGAGTTGAATGCGTCGCTCGAGTGAGGAAATGGATGTTGCGGGTGGTGCTGACGCGCCGTTATGAGTCGCGTGACGTGATGtttgttttggataaaattttcTGTTTTAAGAAACTTTCGAGGTTTGAGATACTTTTTAGGCGAGATGCTGTCGGGGTTATAGAAACATAGTTtatgaatcaaaataataCAGTTAACAGTTTTATggaaataatattgaattaaaattataataggatcaaatgatttcttttttttttttaattcaaaaaattattaattaccacATCAAACCTGAAcaagtttatttataaatattaggtGTGTTCGCGGATCAGATTTTACGGATTGGATCTCAATCCATATTCGATCTATAATTTGGcgaattataaattttcaattcaatccaattcatgaatttgtgaaattcaattcaaattcaattcataCATCTACAGATCAAATGAGGATTTAAcccaatccatatccaatccacaaTTTTACAGATTGATTTGCagactaaaattttttaatattgtccAATCCACTATCAAAATCCAATTCATACATCTGCGGATTAAATGAGGATTTAACCTAATGTATATCTAATCCACCATTTTGCgaactaaaaaattttaatactgTCCAATCCAcgaactaactaaataaaaaatttttaatataaaaataattttattgccgattaaattaaaaattaaataagatttaaataaattaattgtttaaataaaactagaaaatacatttaaagtttcataacACAACCCAccaaaacgaaaaaaaaattcattcgtttagatcagtacatgaaaattatatttgtttatttaattattttatattttatattattatcggataatatataatataattttaatgtaactatattttaacttatttatttactagtaagtaCTAATAccatattttaacttatattttaattaaataaatactttttatttttttacagatTCACAGATTTTTACGAATTTGTAGAAGTAGATACATATCCAATCTATCGATTGCGgatgatcaaatttttaatcaagTCCAATCCACAAATCCACAGATCGAATTTTTTGGATCGAATTTCTATGAATAAGACAGATTGAACGGATCAGATTAAATTCTTAACACCCCTAATaaatacaagagtttgtgattCTATAGTTTTgccattataaaaattcaCGCTGAATGTTAGAATAGCAACTCCTATCTAAGCTGTTGGTCGTTCATTGTTGTTGCTTATGGCTTGATACTCGTCAACAGGGAGTTTCcacattatttaatacataatgaaaaagagttaaaaacaACAGTAGCAACTTCATACATAAGCACATAAAGAGTAACAAAGTAGAAAGCTGCTTTAGCAGATGAAGCTCAGTGCTGCTCATCAACAGCTGGCCGGATGGACTTTGCCAGAATCAAAATCACATAGGACAGTTTATAATATTTCAGTCTTAAACCATCAAGcagattattaaatttaatgaactGAACTTTGTGTCTAACACAATTAGAAGCTTTAAATTCATTGCGGATATACTTTTGTCAGCAGTTGAGAAAATTGTTCTAGCACATATGGTGTACTGAAAGCACAAGAAAGTCCATGATTTGCTTAGATTACTGGAGATATGAAATTGCATAGAGTGATTGAGATAAGATTTCTAACCAGATCACCGAACTTGAGAATGTAAAACATCTCAAGGTAACGACGAGTCTCTCTTCACTCAAGCTTAGACATATTTCCCAAAGCCataaacccccccccccccccccccccccccccccccccaccaaacacaaacacaaaaaaataataataataatccagATTGTTGATATATCCTGTGTGAAATTTTCAGAGCTTAGCTCTCTGTAACTCTAACTTGGCAATGGTCCCCAAGTGGACATCATCAGGTCCATCTGCAACTCTCAAAGTTCTTGCTGTGGCCCAGAGATGTGACAGAACAGTGTCGGTTGAAAAGCCAGCCGCACCGTGCACTTGCATTGCCATGTCCAGCACTTTCAGTGCCATGTTTGGAGCTGCTACCTGGTCCATGCATCAAAGAAATTTCACACAATACGGGTGATTGATATAAATAAACCAATAAACCAGGATCTGATTAAACAATAATCAAATTAGAAGGCACATCAGTTACCTTTGCCATTGCAATGGTTCCACGAGCTTTTTTGTTTCCAAGGCGATCCAGCTGGTCAGCTGCCTCGAGAACTAACAATCTGGTCCTCTCCAGCTCTATTCGGCACTGCATGACACCACCGGTAACAAAGATCAGTTTGGTTACCAAATTCACTTTCagatcacaaaattaatttcccCTCAGAGGTAGAACAGtagaattttgataatttttcccAAATCTGGAGCTAACTTAGATCACCTTGGCCATCTCTGAAAGAAAAGAACCGTGCTGAGCAATAAACTTTCCAAATGCTTTTCTACTAAGAGCCCTCTCAGCCATCAGCTGCATGCCACGCTCAGCTGCACCTATCAGTCTCATGCAATGGTGCAGCCTTCCTGGGCCTAGTCTACCCTGTAAGTAAGTAAAGAGAAGCAAAAGGAGAtgaaatattcaaattgtATGCCTGCACAAATAACAATGCAGTCCCCAGCGTAAATCCACTCACAGAACCGGTCTAATAACTGCAATGCACAGCTGTTATCAATCTATAGAAGCCAAAAAACTAAATTCTACCATGTTCTTTTCATCTTCATGCTGCTGTGTTCAGGACATGTATATACACtcctaataaaaattttaatcaggACAGACTTCCCTGTGATAGTGAAATGCATAGAACAACTGTACCTGGGCAATCTCAAATCCGCGTCCTTCTCCTAGCAGAATATTCTTTGCGGGTACACACACATTCTCAAATGAAATTTCTGCATGCCCATGAGGTGCATCATCAAAGCCAAACACCAAGAGTGGTCTCTTTATGTGTACACCAGAAGTCTTGATATCAACTAAGATCATAGATTGCTGCTTATGCTTAGCGGCAGAGAAATCTGTTTTTCCCTGCAGATTGATTCAGATCACCCACTTCAGCTACAGGAACAACAAATAAACTATTCGTGCCACACCATTTTAGAAGAACTAACCATGACTATAAGAACTCTGCATCTTGGATCCATGGCTCCACTAGTCCACCACTTGTTCCCATTGATGATATAGGAATCCCCTTGTCTGTACAAGAAATCCATTAACAGTCATAAAATTCTGAGAAGAAACTCTaactaaattatataattatatacaaTGAAGCATGATAACAAAGAAATATAATGCCTACTGATTTTTATCAGATTTTTTGTCACTAAAACGAAAAATAACTTTCACCCCATTTAGTAGATAAAAAGGTCCATTCCATTTACGAACCATGATGAGAAATCCACCTTTTAATAGAGCACTCAATATTGGTTGCGTCAGAAGAGGCAACTTGCGGTTCTGTCATTGCAAATGCAGACCGAATCTTCCCCTCGAGCAATGGAATAAGCCATTCTTCTAGTTGTTCTTTATTTCCATATCGCAATAGTACCTAGAATCAAATGCTTAAGCATAATAATCAGACCCAACAAACTTGAAGATGATATATGCAGAAAAATAAACCATGTCATCCTTCCGGGCATTGTGCAGATTACAAGAGCTCATAAAAGtatttctcaaaataataataagactCCGAAAGTGACAACTGTCATTACCAAGAGTAAAGCTTCTTAGGCAAATAGAAATGGCACtttcaaaaatgaaagagGAAGGGCAACATGGTGGCAACAGAAAATGATTGCTCCTGAGATTCTAACAAACCTGGAAATAATATTTACCTCCATATTTCCTGTGTCAGGTGCACTACAATTAAAGATCTGTGGAGCCCAAAATGAACGACCCATGATCTCACATAGGTACCCATATTCAAGGTTTGAGAGGCCTGCCCCGAATAAGAGATCACGTCCACCATCAGAAATAGGATTTGGACCCTCACCAAAGATTAACTTTCTTGCCCTGGCAGCACTGTCAAACTGCAATTAAAACGAATATTCacagaaaacaaattaattagcaACAACCACCCTCTTTTTAGCTAAGAAGAGTAGCAAGGGTAAAGGAAAATACAGAAATcagaaacaaagaaatatgACCAGGAGCAGATATGGAAACATACTGGTATCCATAAGTTCCATAACCCCTCTTTCCTTGCCAGCTCCTTTAACCTCTCCTCCTCTGGGTGAATCGTCCAGCGTGCATCAGACTGAGCaagtttttcaaattctttttcattgGGATATATGTAATCTTCCATGAACTTAATCAATTTGTTTCTCAGTTCCAGAACCCTTTGGCTGGGAACAAACCTTCCTCTTTCGTCTAGaatgttttgaattttgttccCGTTTCCAAATTGTTTTGCATCTGCTTGTGCAACTAAAATTGCATAAgttgaataaaattactttaggCTAATTGTTTTGcatacaataaatcaaatagcAGGCAAGGAATGATGATCTTTGAATATACTACAGCCATGATAAAGGAAAGTTATAATACCTCTGTGCCGCACAGCAAATAATCATTGTTCGTTAGATAATCTAGGCTTTATAACTCTCCCTCTATATGAATGCCAATAAAATATGATGCGTGATAGCAGAAGCGGATTGATAGGGTAGATAAACACTAGATATTGTTCCAATAATGGTCTAGCCGATGCAATTAGTTTATTGCTCTAGTCAAAGCGATATTAGATTCGTTATAATCTAAATGAGTTGACAGTGTAACAAGATTTTGATATTAATGTTTTACAATGAGATTAGATAACGCTCTAATTCAAACAACTCTATAAGAAAGATTTTGATAGATAATCCAAATTATAAAAGAGGGGTTTTTCCAATCGAAATAGTTTAGGAAAAACAACGACAAGATCTCTCTATTTACAATAGGGTAAATATAATTCTCCAAGTTAACTTAAATAGGGAAACTACATCACAATTAAACTAGAAATAAAACGCTAGACACATACCTAGTACATACCTAGTAAGACGCTaattaaaatggcaaaaattaaaatgttctaaaataattaaaatcctaaaatctTCTAGTAACGTCCTACATCATGTTTTATAGAACTATGAAAACATAGTAAATTATGTGGttaaaaacagaaacaaacaCTGTAGTGCATGTCCATTATTTCCATACCATACAAAGTTCGTATACGAAGCAAAGTATGTTGTGTAAAAGTATTGGTATCCTCAGGTCCAAATATACTTTTGAATGATTAAATTACCAGATGGAGGATACTCTGGAAGCACAGATTTCTGTGCAATAAAATCCATAGCAAAATTTATAAGCTCATTGGCATGATTTCCTAAATATCGGGCACGTTCACCTCCTGAAGCATTACCCTGCAAGGTCACAGTAAATAGAAATATCTTATAAGTGGCCTGATATTTCAACACAAAAGCTTTTTGTAGCACTTAATTCTCAAGCATCAAGCTCTTTCTCATCACTGAATACCAGCAGCCATCTGTTATATACGCCTGTGTAAATTGATGCCCCACGGAATAAAGCAAATGCAACATAGAATTTCCACACCTTGGCGGGCCATGGTTTTCCCTACATTTCAACATTCATAGTATAAGTCAGTCCTTAATAAGGTAGGAGGATAACACCGATGAGAATTCTAGAATAACCATCACATTTACAAGGGAGAAAAGATCATCTGAAAATTAGCAAAACCTTGAGAGCATGTAAAAAATCAAACCTTACCAATCATCCTTACTATATTTAAGATagattaattcattattatcaGCCAGTATCCCCTCGTTTACATGCTTTAGTAGTGCAATATATTTGATAGACATCACTTTCCATAAGATGAGCAAGTGGTGCATATTTTCTTGACAAAACATTGTGAAATCATGAGTCCCAGAAAACTGAATTATCATGATCCATACTTATAGccttttgaaaatattaaaacaaaaccgaggaaatcaaaataataaaaaataaataattttcaaaatatcgCCAGAATTTCATCATAAGAGGACAAAAAGGGGACAGAGAGTGTGCGGAACTGTACACAAGTACCACAGTTTAATCAGTGTTAGACATGTGTCTTACAGATGCAGAACAGTAGTCATCCAGAAATTCGGCCTGTGAGGGAATCCCTTCTGGAATTCCAGTAACTTCAAAACCTGCATCCAGATGTTTGTTCTGCCCAATAACCACAGTATAAGGCTGCCGAGAAAGGGAATAAGTAATTACCATAAAGGTGGCCCCGAACAAACCCCTCATACATTAAAAGGAATATTATGTGTCAACAGAATGGCCTGTGCTACATAAGGAACAAAGCAAGAGGGTATAGCTCTTTCCACGACAGAAACTAAAGTTGAGAATTGACTTAGTACCAGACAACAGTATGCGACATCAGACATCTGGTTTCCAAGAGTAGATAATTCCCAGTCGAGAATACCAATCACGCGATCCTGCATTAAGATGTTATTATCAAAAGTGCAACTTGGACTATATAAGCTATTCagaaatatatgttaaaattgaGCTTTCATTCAACACAAGTATAAACAACCACACATtctatatttcattttacaagAAAAAGCAAGAGTTGCAACTCATAGAGCTAATGTTTTACAATAATGAGTgatcataattaaattaatgacatATATTTAAACCACACAGATAGCTATgttagagaaaaatctttgaaTATAAGTTAACAAAGGAATTTAGGAGTTCCAGACCTCAATAGGATGAAATACAAGATTATCAATTCGAAAATCCCCATGAACTATGCCTGCTGCTACTCCAGATGAATCTTCAGGGGGAATATTCTGCCGTAACCAATCAATCAGCTGAAACATTTTGGGATTACTTGCAGGCTTACCCTCAGCAGTTGAAGCAGTATATTGTTTAGCCCACCTTTCTATctaaacaaaaagtaaaaatcaaAAGTGCCACTTAGTTGCAAGATATTATaagttctctctctttttctaaatttacagCTTCTACAGTGCAACTTCATATTCTAAGCTGTAAATTCAAGTTCTTTGCTttaaagcaaataaattacaaagcACTAAATTAGCTAAAACTTTCAAAAAGAATTCAAGAACCTGCCGTCTACAGTAGTTGTCTCGCCTCCCATATTTACCCAGTCCAATCATATCCACATTAGCCGAATGAATAGAAGCTAATGTTTTTGCAGTTGCTCGATATATAGCTCTTCTCCTCTCCGGTGGCACACCCTAATCAGACATATCAACaccaaaatccaaaatttcaagccaaAGACAAATTCTTACACTAATTCAATTTGACTATCAACTCATCAAGTAAGAGACTAAAGAGAAAGAGTGCATTACAGGCAACTTTGAGTCAATAAAAATCCGTCCTTCCAAAAATTCCATGATGTAAAATGCAGTTCCAATAACATTAGGATCATTACACAAACAGAACACTTTAGGAACTGGAACTACTGTATGATCACCTAACGCCCGAAGAACCTGTCACATCGAAAGATTCAAAATTCTActtgaattttgttatatataattgttatatGCATAAATAATCGATAAATGTGACATTTAATGATATATTCAAGTCTGCGCAATTATGTATGCATGTAAAACATTACAGAAATGCCACCTGAAACTCTCGATCCACAGCGTGAGCAGACTCGAGCAATTTACCGGCAGGCTTCTTCCTCAAAACGTACCGTTTCACTGCCGCTCCGGAACCTACTTCCATAAGAAACGTCGGGTTCG encodes:
- the LOC102629514 gene encoding probable acyl-CoA dehydrogenase IBR3 isoform X2 is translated as MASRTDDLVSPVQPAHQLDLDALLRYASDNVPGFPRSPSKFTISQFGHGQSNPTFLMEVGSGAAVKRYVLRKKPAGKLLESAHAVDREFQVLRALGDHTVVPVPKVFCLCNDPNVIGTAFYIMEFLEGRIFIDSKLPGVPPERRRAIYRATAKTLASIHSANVDMIGLGKYGRRDNYCRRQIERWAKQYTASTAEGKPASNPKMFQLIDWLRQNIPPEDSSGVAAGIVHGDFRIDNLVFHPIEDRVIGILDWELSTLGNQMSDVAYCCLPYTVVIGQNKHLDAGFEVTGIPEGIPSQAEFLDDYCSASGKPWPAKVWKFYVAFALFRGASIYTGVYNRWLLGNASGGERARYLGNHANELINFAMDFIAQKSVLPEYPPSDAKQFGNGNKIQNILDERGRFVPSQRVLELRNKLIKFMEDYIYPNEKEFEKLAQSDARWTIHPEEERLKELARKEGLWNLWIPFDSAARARKLIFGEGPNPISDGGRDLLFGAGLSNLEYGYLCEIMGRSFWAPQIFNCSAPDTGNMEVLLRYGNKEQLEEWLIPLLEGKIRSAFAMTEPQVASSDATNIECSIKRQGDSYIINGNKWWTSGAMDPRCRVLIVMGKTDFSAAKHKQQSMILVDIKTSGVHIKRPLLVFGFDDAPHGHAEISFENVCVPAKNILLGEGRGFEIAQGRLGPGRLHHCMRLIGAAERGMQLMAERALSRKAFGKFIAQHGSFLSEMAKCRIELERTRLLVLEAADQLDRLGNKKARGTIAMAKVAAPNMALKVLDMAMQVHGAAGFSTDTVLSHLWATARTLRVADGPDDVHLGTIAKLELQRAKL